TACTGATTATATGATGAGTCAAATAAGTATTTTGGAACATTTGTGTAAATAATGTACATTTACTTACCTAAGTAGTTGATAAATATGACAAAGTTTTGGATAAAAGTATGATATCATTCACAATGAAAAAGCAGTTAATTTTACACAGATTTTGAATCTGAAAGAACAAAACTTGATATTATAACAGAATGATGCCTAATGTATgtcacaaaattttaaaatgtcttGAAATGCGTTCATGGTTTTATAAGTATAAAGGTAATCTCGTTGGCTTCCAAATCCCGTTTTATCATAGTATTTCTGATAAGAGTTCTGTTTCATGTGTATTGAAGACACTAACACattataatactaaataatacatacaaaaCAACATACAATCTGTTTCTTTTGAGTAGGTAAATACAGCtgtgaaaattacaaaaatatagccATGGAACATTCAGATTTAGTAGCAGAAATGGTACATGTAGAAAGGTTAACAACACAAGAAAGATTGCATTTGGCTCGTCACAGAAGACTCCAACAATTGAAAGTATGGCGTCAACGTGAAAAAGAATGGCTACGACATCAAACCAGACATACAAGTAACAAACGTCACATATATTTTAGTGACAGTGTAATGCTATTAGAAGCTGCAGCAAGAAATGACATTGATGAAGGTAATCtgacataatttttataatattattatttgcaattacttttaatataactGAGTATATCAGTCGGCATATTAAGAAGTAGCATATGCTTTAGTGAGGCGACTCTTGAAAAAAGGAGTAAATCCAGATTCAACTAATGAAGATGGACTGACCGCTTTACATCAGTGTTGTATAGATGACAATGAAGAAATGATGAAATTACTAATCGAGTTTGGAGCAAATGTTAATGCAGAAGATAGTGAAAAATGGACACCATTACATGCTGCTGCTACCTGTGGTCATTTACACTTAGTTAAAAATCTCATTGCTAGAGGTGCCAATTTATTAGCTGTGAATGCTGATGGTAATATGCCTTATGATATTTGTGAAGACGAAAAAACATTAGATTGCATTGAAGGTAAAAATCCTTAAAATACAtatctgtaattaaaaattacttaaaaaatgcaggattacaaaaaatatacaggaatgatcttttgattttaatttgtttatatacCTGTAGGAGAAATGGCAAGACGAGGTGTTACTCAAGAATTAATAGATGAAACTAGGGCTTCAATAGAAGTTCAAATGTTACgagatttacaaaatatagCTTCTATAGGTGGTGATCTAGAATATAAAGATCATCAAGGTGCTACACCTGTATGTATACCAATTTattaagtttattaattttaaaaaataattgtcaataatctttttcttttttcaattttagctTCACATTGCAGCTGCAAATGGTTATTTAAGGGTAGTTGAATTTCTTTTAGACCAACATGTTTCAACTGATGTCGAAGATAATGACAAATGGCAACCAGTTCATGCAGCTGCTTGCTGGGGCCATGTATGATCTGAATTACGCTTTTTATATTAACtaacttatttaaattaaacccATTTTCTACattcattttatctttttagttGGAAGTTCTTGAGTTACTAGTACAAAATGGAGCTGATCtaaatgcaaaaaataaacACGATGAAACGCCAgctggtaaaaatatttttgctaataaaatattgaagattatatttttgtattaaatattaattaattgttaaatttaattttatagatatctGCGAAGATCCGGAAATTAGAGAAAGGATAGTAGAACTTAAAACAGAACAAGAAAGTAAACGATTGCGAGAAGCACAGGGAAGACGGGTACGCAGATCTCAAAGTATAAATACACGTACTCAAAGCGTAAGAAGAACTTCGATAAGGGATAAGGTTTTGACTACAAAAAAGGATGCTCAAGAAGAAGCTCGTCTTAGATTACAAGCGCAACAggtaacaaagaaaaataatatttgttattgattATGTAATGttagaaacaattaaaatcaaacaaCAGAGAAATTATGTTTCAGACATACGTTGGCGGTTCGACTACGAATGTTCCACAATCGGAAAACGAAGCCAACGTACGAGAAAATACAAGTAGCGAAACAGATTCTAATGTACCACCAACAGCTGCACGTAAAGCTCCTGAGGGGAAGGATAATGAATCTTTCCTTCACGAGGACGTCGATAAAGAATCAGGTATATTCCAAATCATGTTAAACTCGCACTGGTTATGGTTAAGTAGAATCCTCTGGTAAATGGTAGTTTTATGCATAAGATTTgtgcaaaaaaagaaatatgttacGTGTCATGTCCATTTAAACTGTGCGTTTGGTCGCATAACTCGACCTTGTTAACGTTGTATAGTTATtgtaactttatatttatcatgcgcttattatgtttaaaacaaagcaaaatatttcttaacgaatttttgataatccaaagaaatgaattaaagACTGacagttaaaaattataaataatcgcTATTGTGTTAGTATAAAGATTGGAACAGtaatttttactataaatTGGTTAACAAAAGTATTAAGCATTGATCATTTATCAGCCCTTTCTGTTTTCTGTTACTACTGCGTCGTGCTCCTGAATAATTGCGAGGTCAGTTTTCTATATcactttcttatttctttaaacGTATTTTTCAACACAGcgatgtattattttttaacttcttACGTGATTGTACGTTCGAAATTTTCTCTTGTaacaattgaattatttttatgtgctgtgtatatataatatgttcttctttttttaaaatatctttatagcataaaaatatttctccgaATTAAACATTTTGTGGCAAGGGCTAAATTGCATTGGCTTAATTTTCAGTActtttttgcaaataatatgTTAGCATTTGGCAAAGCTTATTGGTCATTATTTGTGAAGAGACATTATAATAAGTTTAACAGTTAAAAACCAAGCTCTTGTAATGTTGTTTTTATACTTACTACTTAAAATGTTCTAAGCTTAAACGCACATTCATAGTACACAAATAACTTAAtactctctctatatatatacaagtaGGATGAAGACTTTTACTGTAACAGTTTCCCAAAAAATTACTTTGTGAAGTAAATAAAGTATTGCAAATGTAGCTTCATTTGGTAATATTACtagtatttcatattttaccaAACAGATTAACTAAACTTGAATCTATATTGTAATGCATCAGTAATCAATATTCAATGAGCACTTTCACGTAATACTTACATATCATAGAAAGTTTGtgaattaaaacattaaacatATCGATTTGctgtaatatacatacatatatattagatTTGTGAAAAGTTCTGacatattctttatttactcACATTATAACAGTAAATTGTCATGTTTAGCAAATAGACGACAGctacttatatttatagatataaataaatgaataaatatatatatatatatatatatttatatatatatatatatatatatttatatatatatatatatatatatagctctTGTTTTGTTTGCTTTTTATTGATTGTGTTTTGATAACaaagcattttaatatttacgattttacGTGTACATGttctataatttaatgtttgcCTAATGACATAAAAAACTTATATGCCAACAATAAAAAACAAtgttaagaaaaatagaaatagaacttTCTCACACACCTAACATGTTGGTTCTGCTAATGATTAACTGTATTCATTCAATGTTGGTTACGTACTCACGCGATGTGTCTTCCCGTCTTTTAGTTTTATCGCTAAATGATAAAGTCGTTACGAGGTCAATTGTGTCACGACattatgtttcatattattgcTAATAGGAGTCTATAATAGATTCCACATCAAATCAATCATACTGATAAAATGTAACATTAACAAGCATAAAATTTGtcttaatttaaaagtaaaaagttatacaattaaaaatttgtttaaatattttggtaCATATTTAAATCGTTGATTATTACTATAAAGATGTTGATATAAAATGTTGATGTTTAGTATCATATAGCACACTtgttatcttttaaaaataataaaatttatgataatgttattgtaatatttatattgcgtactattatattttaataaattttattgcataaaTCAAAGGCATTAGTTTAAGAAATGATTGATTTGACAAAtcttattactttattataataaaagatatgttTGGACATTGACACAGCTAAAAATAGTGTTAATAAATACGTCTAGAAAATATTAAGTCATTTTAGTGTCCCAGAGAATTCAACTATTATTTGctttgtatgtacatacatatttctgtatacaaatattatgtttaatgCATATGAATATCAAATTGTAAACTAAATCTGTTgtgttttataatacaaaaatttgtataaatgcattcatattttaaaaccTAAAGATTTAGTTTACaacgtgataaaataataaacaaaagtaaCTTATTACCCACTTTTTATCGGGGTAAAGAAGAAACCGATATGttgttaaaaatgttcttctttctcctaAAAAAGAAGTCTGAGAACATGATAATAAATGCGATAGAAGGTAGGAGACGAAGGATAAAGGTGTTTTTATGTAGAATAAAGAGAACATGTTTCTGGTGCTCCGTCATGCAATGTTTCTAATGCTTATTGCTGAAGCATGTACCGCTTAGCGCATGGCTGCAAGTTTTCATACTAGTCGAGTTTCTTTTGAAGTGCTATTTCAGTGTATAAAAAGGGGAATTAGGTGGAGGGTAATACAAGGTGGAATGGGATGAGAGGGAAGGAAAGCAAATTTCACGTGAACCAGAAGGAACAAGAAATAGCATTGGATTTACATGTTTGCCTCGATAGTGACAGGGCCCGACTCGCCGATCAGTAATCAGCAGCCGATCTACGCGTCAGACAGCGACACCAACGGCAAGATCAACATACACGTCTCGGTAGTTTTTGTCAAATCATTATCGGATTTGAAGAAACAAAGGGCACAAAATCGGCATATATCCGCTGGATCGATAGATGCTAATGGAAATGGTATTCCCGGGTCGCCTATCTCCAATTCTGAACTCAACACTGGCAGGGATTTTCAGAGATTCACCGGAAATACCAGCGACATTGTCGGTGATAATCATTCTGAAAAAAGTTGCTGTACTGtcatgtaattatttttaattactttcttcCTTACCATTACCTagattgcgaatttttatgcatttttgtaaaatctaaaagtacaaaaatgcacacaatgcatataatatgcaaaaacataaaatatccaaagtagagtatttattataatacgtgataaatgaaacagaattctatttaaattccatttctttaagtgtatctataaaaatataaaaatccgcagtctactcATCACcttctttaaaaatcatttaattccattttattcttgTTCCCCGCAACTTTAGTACCTTCGTCAACATGTACTTATAAATCTATGTATCTCTTCCATAGAAAACCGTAGATAATTGTACCAAACGAGATTCTTTTATTTAGATATGGTGCAAATTAACGTCTGTTTCGATCTTGTCTTTTAAGTACCGTCTAATAGTTTCTTAGAccttgattaattttataagcTGTTCGCGTACGATTTTGAAAGGAAATCGCGTGGGGTCTTGAACAGATGATGCGCTTACAAATTCGAGATAACGGGATCGTATAGATTTCTAATCTGTATTGTACTTAAGCGAATATTTAAGTAATTGCGATACAATTAACTGAATTTATAGTTAAGTTTCGAATATgtacagaattttatttattacagcgtaaaaataatgtatatttcaaacaataattattgaattgtATATTGCGCAAGAACTCATTTTTGCGGCTACTATGTATGATATCGTATATCGTAGATATTTCTCgtgttttttataaaaatgttaattataaataatattttttatattcatttagatatacatatttctacgaatacttttatttgtaaattttgatgTGTGCCGTTATtccgtaatagtatatatcctgtattttttcttagaaatatatcttgaattatatgatattcaatcaacattaatttcacatcctataaatatgcattgcatatttttacatttcaatgagaatttacattttaatattatttatattaatttccgtactttttccatttatataaattttatatatgcatTTCTGTAATCATCAGATTTACGAagtggaaattgaattttgattaCATTCATATTTCgttcacatttttattattttcgtatgtaataaatatactcaCGTATGAACCaataaagaatgaaacaaacatttttactataattacataatgtttctatattataccatcttaataaattaattctatgCACGgcaaaatatcatttttcattttaaatatatttggaaatgTCCCTGACATCCTCCATCGTTGAACGTGATAATCACGTGCTCACGTTAATCGAAGctgattaaattttcaaagaagaCCTAGCTTAACGAAAGCGGCGAAgaaaggtataagtataaatgcataaaatccATTGCATTTTCATTAcgttaaacatttttgaaatcaatatttctaatcgcatgaaacatttacattttatcgaAGTAAACAAATATTCGAACAAAGTTGCAAAGATTCCAATTCAATTGTTGCAAAAAAATTTAACTTCTACTATTGtctttaacaatattaatgaatGAATGATTTTTCTTATGGATCACTTATCAATAGACATTTCTATCAAAGATGGTGACACCAAATTTAACCCTCTTACTACGCAGGAGTTTCATCGCAATCAACCATCGCTACTTGGTATGTCACTATTAATTTGCacaattttactatatttttcaatcaagTTATCTTTgattagatttattatattgttaaatcCGACGTTTCGACGATTGTGGAATGATGCATGTCCAACCTATGCGCTTGTACTATATTTGGCATTATGAAAATGCCAAACTTCCCGATACTGCCATGTTCCAATAAACAtttgtaaatgaataaattacatCAGATATTATGTATCTCTGCAAACATCAAATACACAGGAAATAAAAGACGCGATAATAACCTCTCTGCATGATCGAAGCCGTGGATGACGAGCTACTGAGCTTAGTGTGCAGGGTACAATAATTACATCAGTCGGTCCAGCAATTGTTATCTAATGTAACGAACACATGTGGCTTCAATTTTCTGATGCAACTTGGGCGAATAACTTACTGAACTCCAGTTAAATTGACAATTAACACATACCCTATATACAATGAGATTTGACATCGATTAATGGCACAGTATCTCTCGCGAGTGAggttaatatcgatatttttagcCACGTTCTTTGATCCGGTATTTTAAAACACGCACCTTTTAGTTTTAGGCTAATGATTATATGTATCCGATTTGTAAAGAAATACTTACAGATATTTTACTAcacaatttgtaaattttatgtatgaaTGAAATGCACAGCAccatttaaacattaaaattataataaaatatacgaataacCTTTACCAGTCTTTACCGTTAGgaagtatatatgtacatactctGTGACGTCACAAATGCAATTTTTGTTACCAAATAACCAACACAATAGTAGAAAATGTAAGCAGAAATGCTAAGGCAGCAATATCGgacaattaaaattgaaaattgaattaagaTTTAAAAGAGAGTTACTTACTAACGAAATATGTATTCTGAGAAAAGAGTGGTGGTAGTTCGTATTGAAGAGtagggaaaagagaaagaggagggatACCGTGATAAAAAGTAGAGCTGCTGAAGCACGCGGTAGTTTCTTGTTCTTTTCAGTCATCAGCGGAGTATCGGCCGTTGAATTGGAGTGAATCTTTACTTTCTTAtcttttcgtttatatttttaatcttttctattttatcgcaaaataaggtaaataatttttttaatatcatttaaaattagcttattttaattttaacgtatTTTTGTAACACTTCTACTAAACAGAAAAGATGTTACATATTGATACTGCTTAAAATATCacatgaatttttcaaaaagtagattttattaataaatattagaatagaaaataataatcaaaacagaaaattcaGTAATTAAGAAAGTAAATAAGTCAGCAAattcaattacttttttatgattaacaatattttattattttgacaaactttgattatttttattaatctttttaagCTGTCATCAATAAAAGTTGTTATgtcataaatttcaatttgttaatCAAATCATGTAACTAAACCATCTGAACTGCTTGTCACTTATAGACaaactattatatattagtttATGCTTGACTCTTTATTTCAAAAAGTCACATAACTTGGCTAATTTTCAGAACTTTGTTTCTATAGGTATTTTTCTTTGAGTATATATTGACGGGAAGTAAAACAgttccaaaaatatttccttaaataattgaaaaagtagGAAGTTCTAATTTaccatttacataattttctttttttatgaaatagtaagatttaaacaaattttttggtgatgaataatatttaatggtGGTACATAATCACACAATAGATCCATCTTTGATTACATGTTACCATGCTCATGAGATTAAACTACAATAGATTCAAGTATATTGAAGTCAATGAATAGCATTTCAAGCATCTTGTAAGATAcatcaatatattttcaagtatgtactctatttttatacttctaattatgatatattgaaattgttacaggattcgaaaatatattcatttttgcatacattcgaaaataaaattaaacaaattaattaatgtaatttttatcgtaagaaaaaatagtaatattgcgtattcaaatattgaaaagaattttggattTTAAAGTATGTTATTACAGAGTAATACATttcaatgtaatttcattaacgGAAACGATGAAGGTGATCAAGTTATGTGGTTCACCCTGTATAATTTCTTCACGCTTTTTTTGTACACGCATCTGACACAAGCATCAGATCTGTAATTTATACACAACGGGTGTCATAAAAAAGGACTGTTTTTATGCATAAAGATACAAGGTCAATATAaggcaaaataattttttaaacaaacgaaATCTCCAAACAGGTGTCGATACTAAAAtacttacaattaattttactcaTATTCATAAGCATTTTATTGGGTCTAACACTAACGCCCGTTAAAAACATTTCCaatgtttaaaattctaaaattctactaatatcgaaaaagaattaagaatttttgtgctttatataaaagaaaaatgattttgtttgataaaatcttcgttaaaaaactattattattctGCTACTAGTCATCCTCAGCTTAACCGTTACTTAGCAGGTTTCAGGTTTCTTTATCGGATCAAATCAAAACATCATTACGGCACGtgaatcgaataattttcgcTTATATCCCTTGCGATCATAATCTAACATACTCAATTTCAGTTAgcatttttgtaattgtatCAAGTACTCTCTTTTATGACCTTCTGCGTGATTTGGCACGTGTTGATGACGATAGTCGAACAAGATGCCAGGACAATTCAAAGAAATCCAAGCAAAACGTGCAACATTCGGAATGGGATGCTTTTGGGCTGGCGATTGTCTTTTTGGCGTTTTACCCGGTGTAATTAGGACTTGCGTTGGCTATGCCGGAGGACAAAAGGAATCAccaatttatagaaatatgtatgttcttataccattttcattttctttctctaagAATAACTAAGTATGTctaaaactttttttttagatatgtgcaaaatttgtt
The nucleotide sequence above comes from Bombus pyrosoma isolate SC7728 linkage group LG1, ASM1482585v1, whole genome shotgun sequence. Encoded proteins:
- the LOC122566232 gene encoding protein phosphatase 1 regulatory subunit 16A isoform X3 translates to MEHSDLVAEMVHVERLTTQERLHLARHRRLQQLKVWRQREKEWLRHQTRHTSNKRHIYFSDSVMLLEAAARNDIDEAYALVRRLLKKGVNPDSTNEDGLTALHQCCIDDNEEMMKLLIEFGANVNAEDSEKWTPLHAAATCGHLHLVKNLIARGANLLAVNADGNMPYDICEDEKTLDCIEGEMARRGVTQELIDETRASIEVQMLRDLQNIASIGGDLEYKDHQGATPLHIAAANGYLRVVEFLLDQHVSTDVEDNDKWQPVHAAACWGHLEVLELLVQNGADLNAKNKHDETPADICEDPEIRERIVELKTEQESKRLREAQGRRVRRSQSINTRTQSVRRTSIRDKVLTTKKDAQEEARLRLQAQQTYVGGSTTNVPQSENEANVRENTSSETDSNVPPTAARKAPEGKDNESFLHEDVDKESVFYITFLFL
- the LOC122566232 gene encoding protein phosphatase 1 regulatory subunit 16A isoform X2, which codes for MEHSDLVAEMVHVERLTTQERLHLARHRRLQQLKVWRQREKEWLRHQTRHTSNKRHIYFSDSVMLLEAAARNDIDEVRRLLKKGVNPDSTNEDGLTALHQCCIDDNEEMMKLLIEFGANVNAEDSEKWTPLHAAATCGHLHLVKNLIARGANLLAVNADGNMPYDICEDEKTLDCIEGEMARRGVTQELIDETRASIEVQMLRDLQNIASIGGDLEYKDHQGATPLHIAAANGYLRVVEFLLDQHVSTDVEDNDKWQPVHAAACWGHLEVLELLVQNGADLNAKNKHDETPADICEDPEIRERIVELKTEQESKRLREAQGRRVRRSQSINTRTQSVRRTSIRDKVLTTKKDAQEEARLRLQAQQTYVGGSTTNVPQSENEANVRENTSSETDSNVPPTAARKAPEGKDNESFLHEDVDKESVTGPDSPISNQQPIYASDSDTNGKINIHVSVVFVKSLSDLKKQRAQNRHISAGSIDANGNGIPGSPISNSELNTGRDFQRFTGNTSDIVGDNHSEKSCCTVM
- the LOC122566232 gene encoding protein phosphatase 1 regulatory subunit 16A isoform X1, whose product is MEHSDLVAEMVHVERLTTQERLHLARHRRLQQLKVWRQREKEWLRHQTRHTSNKRHIYFSDSVMLLEAAARNDIDEAYALVRRLLKKGVNPDSTNEDGLTALHQCCIDDNEEMMKLLIEFGANVNAEDSEKWTPLHAAATCGHLHLVKNLIARGANLLAVNADGNMPYDICEDEKTLDCIEGEMARRGVTQELIDETRASIEVQMLRDLQNIASIGGDLEYKDHQGATPLHIAAANGYLRVVEFLLDQHVSTDVEDNDKWQPVHAAACWGHLEVLELLVQNGADLNAKNKHDETPADICEDPEIRERIVELKTEQESKRLREAQGRRVRRSQSINTRTQSVRRTSIRDKVLTTKKDAQEEARLRLQAQQTYVGGSTTNVPQSENEANVRENTSSETDSNVPPTAARKAPEGKDNESFLHEDVDKESVTGPDSPISNQQPIYASDSDTNGKINIHVSVVFVKSLSDLKKQRAQNRHISAGSIDANGNGIPGSPISNSELNTGRDFQRFTGNTSDIVGDNHSEKSCCTVM